The Deinococcus aerophilus genomic sequence GTGGGGCAGGCCGAACAGGCCGACGCCGTGATGGGGGAGGCGATTGTAGAGCTGACCCGCGCCGGAGACCGGCTGGGACTGGCGTCGGCCCACCTCCTTGCGGGAGTGCGCCGGCAGATGCAGGGGGCCTTGCCCGCGGCGGCCGCGCTGTACCGTCAGGCCCTGAGCGAACTGACGGGAACGGGTGACATCCGGCAGATGGGTCTGGCCCTGAGCAATTTGAGCGAGATCGAGGGCGACCTGAGCGCTTTCGAGGACGCCCTGGAGATGCTCAGGAGAGCCGGTCAGCACGAACTGGTCGCCCAGATCCGGCGCAACGCCACCCTGACCCTTCCCTCCCCGGGCCGTTCACTGCGTTCCTGACCGGCCTGGACGGGGGGCAGCGCGGTGGGGAAAGCGCGCGGGGGCGGGGTCCGAGTGAACGAGGGGCATGAGGGCACGCTGGCCTGTCCGTAAAGCGGCCGGTGGGGTATGGAAACAAAACAACAGCCCCCGCCTCCAGATTGGAGGTGGGGGCTGTCCAGAGAGGAGCGCCGGACCTTAGACGCTGATTTCCGCGAACCTCGCGTTCTCCTGAATGAACAGTTTTCTGGGCGCGACCTCATTGCCCATCAGGTCCTCGAAGACCTCGTTGGCGACGATCAGGTCCTCGATGCCCACCCGCTTCATGGCGCGGGTCTCGGGGTTCATGGTGGTGTCCCACAGCTGGTCGGCGTTCATCTCACCCAGGCCCTTGAAGCGCTGGATCTCGTACTTCTTGCCTTCCTTGTTGGCACGGGTGACGTGCTGCTTGAGTTCTTCTTCGTTGTACAGGTAGGTGCCCTTGTTGTTCTTGGTCTGCGCGCCCACCGTGATCCTGTACAGCGGCGGCTGGGCGATGTACAGGTATCCCGCCTCCACCACCGGACGCATGTAGCGGTAGAAAAAGGTCAGCAGCAGCGTGGCGATGTGTCCGCCGTCCATGTCCGCATCGGTCATGATCACGATCTTGTGGTAGCGCAGGTTGGAGAGGTCAAAGTGCATGCGGTCGCCGGTGCCCTCCACGCCCGCTCCGATGGCCCCGATCAGGGCGCGGATCTCGGCGTTCTTGAGGATCTTGTTCAGCTCGGCCTTCTCCACGTTCAGGATCTTGCCGCGCAGCGGCAAAATGGCCTGGAAGCGGCGCTCGCGCCCGCCCTTGGCGCTGCCGCCGGCGCTGATGCCTTCCACGATGAACAGCTCGCTCTCTGCCGGGTCCTGCGAGGAGCAGTCGGCGAGTTTGCCGGGCAGGTCATCGTTTTCCAGCGGATTGCTGCGGCGCACAATGTCCCGCGCCTTGCGGGCGGCCTCGCGGGCGCGGGCGGCCTCGGCGGCCTTTTCCACGATGGTCTTGCCGACCTTGGGGTTCTCTTCCAGAAATTCCGAGAACTTCTCGCCCACGATGGCGTTCACGGCGGTCTGGGCCTCGCTGTTGAGCAGCTTGACCTTGGCCTGAGACTCGAACTGCGGCTCGCCCAGCTTGACCGAGATCACGCAGTAGATGCCCTCGAGCAGATCGTCGCCGCTGGGCACCGGATTGCCCGCCTTGACCATGTTCTTGTCCTTGGCGTACTTGTTCAGGATGCGGGTGTAGGCGGTCTTGAAGCCGGTCAGCGGCGTGCCGCCGTCACGGGTGCGGATCATGTTCGCGTAGGTCAAGATGTTGTCCGAGGCGTAGGTGTTGGCGTGGATGAACGCCACCTCCACCTCCACCCCGTTGTGGCTGCCGCGCATCACGATGGGCTGGTCGTACAGCAGCTTGCTCTCGTCGGTGACGAGCGCGCGGGCAAAGTTGGCGATGCCGCCCTGCTCGAAGAAGGTCTCCTCGCGCACCTGTCCGGCGTGCAGGTTGGTGCGCTCGTCGCGGATCACGATCTTCAGGCCCGTCAGGTAGGCCAGCTCGCGCAGACGTCCCCGGATGCGGTCGTAGTTAAAGGCGTTGTCGAACTCCTTGAACACGCCCGCGTCGGGGTGAAAGGTCACCTGGGTGGCCCAGGTCACGTCCGGCGGGGTATCGCCCAGCACTTCCAGCGGCGTGGTGACCTCGCCCTGCTCGAAGCGGATGTGGTGCAGCTTGCCGCCCTTGTTGACGGTCACGTCCAGGTAGGTGCTCAGCGCGTTCACCACGCTGCTGCCCACGCCGTGCAGGCCGCCGGACACCTTGTAGGCCCCCTGGCCAAACTTGCCCCCAGCGTGCAGCTCGGTAAAGATCACCTCGATGGCGGGGCGGCCCTCGGACTTCATCACGTCCACCGGGATGCCGCGCCCGTTGTCGGTCACGGTGGCGCTGCCGTCGGCATGCATGATCACATGGACCTCGTCGGCAAACCCGGCCAGGCCCTCGTCGATGGCGTTGTCAATGATCTCGGTGAGCAGCTGGTGGTAGCCGTCCACGCCCGTGCCGCCCTGCACGTACATGCCGGGGCGTTTGCGCACGGCCTCCAGGCCCTTGAGAATCGAGATGTCGGCGGCGGTGTACTGCGCATTGGGACCGCCCTCCACCCGGGACTGGGCGGCGGGGACGGCGTTCTGATCGTCGGTTTTGGTCATGTGGCTCCTGCGGGGACAGTCCGCCTGCGGCGACGGACAGCGGTCCATTCTGAAGGGTGGAAAAATGTGATGTGTTCGGGCGCGGACTGCGCCTCTGCTCGACCCTTAATATACTACAGCAGTTGAAATCGGTCAAATAAATTACGCTGACAACAGAATCATTCGGGGGACTACGCCGGGCAGCGGAAAGCGCGCTGGGCGGCAAAAACCTGCTGGGGGTCCCGGGAGTCCCTTCGGAGGTGCGTTCCTTGTTTTCACTTCCGAGGCACAATGGGGGCCGCATGGTGCGCGCCGCCCTTCTCCTCTCCGTCCTGCTCTCCGGTTCTGCCGGAGCGCAGGCTGTCCCGGCTCCACAGCCCGCCGCCCTCACCCTGCAGCCCGAACCGGACTGCGTGTTGCCGGCGGGTCCGCTGCCGACGCGCACGCGGGCCGTGTTCCTGCTGGACACCAGCGGCAGCATGCGCGGGCTGGGAGACGGCCGGGCCAACATCTTTGAGGCGGTGAAGGCCAGCCTCAACCAGTATGTCCGGCAGCAGCGGCCCGACCGGGTGGAACTGCTGACCTTCGATTCGGGGGTGCGGTCGCGCCAGGGCTTTGACCGGCCTGCCGGAACGCCGCAGTGGAACCGGGCGCTGGAGGCGCTGAAGGCCGACGGCAACAACACCTACCTGTACCGCAGCGTTCAGGCCGCGCTTGCGCCGCTGAAGGCCGGCGACTACCTGACCACGGTGTTCGTACTCACTGACGGCATCGACAACGATCCGGGCCGGGTGGGTGCTCCGCAGGCGCTGGCGGCCTTCAGCGCCCGCGGTCCACTGGACCGGCTGCACTACGTGGCGCTGGGCACTGCCATTCCCGCCGACGCCCGCGCGGCCCTGATCCGCAGCGATTACGCCGACGGTCAGACCGTGCCGGTGGGCCGCGCGCCTGCGCTGGGCCGCCCTGGTCTGGGCGGCGTGCGGACCCGGACCGTCACCGATCTGGAATCGGGCGTGCCCGTGCCCTTTGCCGACGGCACGGGGGTGGCCCTGGCAGCGCCCGGGGACAGCGGACTGCGGCTGGCGGCCGGCGTGGTGCGGGAGGGTCAGGTCTCCCTGAGGGCCACGGGATCGGTGCCCTACGGAACGGCGGCCCTGCTGTGTGCTCCGCCGGTGCCGCGCGCGCTTCCGGACGACGCTGGTCCGGTGGCGCCGCGGTCCCAGCACGTCCTGCTGCGCGTCAACCTGGACGCTGCGCGGCCCGTGCGCTGGCTCAACCCCGGTGCGGACCTGCACCTGAAGCGTGGGGAGGAGGCGCTGCTGCGGTACCGCGCCGCCCGGGGCATGAATCTGGAGGACCCGGACCCGGCCACCTGGACGGTCCAGAACCTGCCGCCTGGCCTGGACGCGCAGGTGCTGCGTCTGCCGGGGGCGCGCGAGTTTGCCGTGCGGCTGACCAACCGCCAGCTCAGCACCGGACAGACCGTCACGCCGGTCCTGTCGCTGCCGGGACGCAGCGGCGGCCCCTTTGAACTGACCCTGCCCGCTGTAGTGGCGTCGGCGGGCGGACGGACTCCTGCGGCCCCTGCCGCTTCCTCCCCGCCAACCGCTCCGGTTTCGCCGGCTCCGGCGCCTTCAGGGCAGCGGCCGTTCCTTCCAGTCGGGGTGCTGACGGTGCTGGGGCTGGCCGCGCTGGGCCTGCTGAGGCTGGCCGTGCTGGACCGCCGGGGCCGGCGGGCGCCGCCACTGCCCCGCCTGGCGCGCGAATCGGTGCCCGCCGTGGAGGGCATCGAGTACAGCGAGGGGCGGGTGCTGTCCCTGGTTGCGTCCAACGGTGACGTGTCGGGGGTCGCCATTCCGCTGGGCGGGTCCTTTGATCTGGGGCAGCTGGCGCGTGTGCCGCACCTCAGCGGCCTGCGCGCCGAGCAGCACCGCGACGGCCTGCGCATCACCCGTTTGCCCGCCGATCTGGAAGTCAGTCAGGGTGCGCGGCTGCTGCGGGCCGGCGACGTGGTGCGGCCCGGTACCCTGCTGGGCATCGTGGTGGCCCGCCCGGCCCGCGCGCCCCAGCCCCCGCTGGGGGCGCTTGCGGGACTGGGCCTGCCGCTGAACCTGCGCTGGGAGGGAGCGCATGTTCGCGCGGCCGGGCCGTACGGCGTTCATACCCTGACCCTGCCGCCGGGCTTGAGCGACCTGGGCCGCGCCTTTGCCGCGCCGGTCCTGAGCGGCCTCAAGGTCACCCTCAGCGGGGCGCAGCTGCTGCTCGTCGAGGTGCCCGCCGGGCTGGCCCTGTGCCGCAGCGGGGAGCCGACCCCCCTGCAGCCCGGTGTGTACCTGACCGGCACCACCGCCGTTGATCTGCCGGACGCCTGAGCCCCCGCTCCGCGCTACGCTGCCCCCTATGGACCTGCTCCGCACCATCCACGGGTATCAGTTCGGCTCGTCTCTGGCGCTGCTGTTTCCCACGCCCTACGCCCTGTCCACGCTGATCCTGTTCGTCTGGAGCGTGGCCCCGGCGCTCAAGGGCACGGTCAGCGCTTCGTTTGTGGTGTGGCTGCGCGTGGTCTGGGTGCTGACGCTGATTCCGGCGGCCACCGGGGTGATCCTGGCTCTGGGCGGCGCGAAGGTGCCCAGCGCCGTGAACGTGGGGGGCGGCCTGACCAAATACGGCCTGCCCTACGACCCCAGCCGCGACCTGGAACACTGGATGTACTCGGCCTTCGCCCTGCTGAGCCTGTACGTGATCGAGGTGCTGATCAGGGGCCGCATGATCAGCCACCGCAGCGGCCTGAAGTTCCTGCCGGTGGTGACCCTCTTTCTGTACGGCGTCGCCTACATGATCGGGCGGGTCGCAGTGTTGCCGGGCAGCACGCCGGGCACCTGATCCCGGACGCCCGGGGAGCAGGGGAGGGGGGTGAAGTAGACAGGCCCGCGGGGGGCTGCGCCCGCCCGCCGCAGGCCTGCTGGCCGGCGGCTGCAACGGCGTCCGCGCTCCCGGGGCACCGCTCTGCGCCGGCAAGGCGCGGGGAATACCCGGCTACAGAACCAAACGCCCGTCAGCTTCGCTCATCCGGCACCCCCCACAGGTGTGTTCATCTGGAGCGCTCATGCTGACCCTTCATCTCTTCCTCATGTTTCTGCTGCTGACAGGTCCGGCCCTCGCGGCGCCTGGCACGGTGACGGTTCGTTCCGGCGACACCCTGTCCAAGATCGCCTCCCGCTCGGGCCTGAGTGTCTCTCAGCTGCGGACCTGGAACGGTCTGAAGTCCGACATCATCCGGCCCGGGCAGGTGTTGCGGTTGAGCAAGGCTTCGGCCCCGCCACCCTCCACGCCCCGGGCCCCCACCAGCCAGGGTGCCTATACCGTCCAGCGCGGCGACTTCCTGAGCAAGATCGCGGCGAAATATGGCGTGAGCGTGGGAGCGCTGCAGGCGGCCAACGGCCTGAAGGGGACGCTGATCACACCGGGCCAGCGCCTGAAGATCCCGGCGCGCGGCGCGTCCCCTGCCGCAGCACCGGCCCCCCGGCCGACCACCGAGGTGCGGGTGCTGTACACCTACATTCACGTGGACGCCGGAGACACGCCGCAGGGCATCGCCCGCAAGTACCGCCTGACCGTGGACAAGCTGCGCCGCCTGAACGGCCTGAGCAGCTATAAGTACATCGTGCCCGGCAAGAAGGTGCTGGTTCCGTCGCGCATTCCGGTGCCGATTCCGCCCCGTCCGCAGGGCCACCCGGCCACCTACAAGCAGCTGCGGCCCCTGAACATTCCGGTGCAGATCGTCAATGTGGACCTGCGCTGGCGCGATGTGCTCGTGGCGCCGGTGCTGCCCAGCACCCGCCTGGCCTTCGGCTCCGGCGCACGGGTGGGGCAGCTTGCGCGCAGCAGCGGCGCGCAGGCCGTGATCAACGGCAGCTACTTTCACCCGCGCAGCTACGCTCCTGCCGGGGACATCGTGATGCAGGGGCGCATGCTCACCTGGGGCCGCATTCCCCAGGCGCTGGCGATCACGCCCGACAACCGCGCCTCCATTCGGCCCGCCACCACGGCGCTGCTGCGTGTGCCGCTGGACAGCACCTGGGAAGGCATGGAAACGGTGGTTGCCACCGGGCCACGCATCCTGATCGGCGGGCGGGTGCAGCGGCAGTACAGCAACGCCTTTCGGGACCCGGCGCTGTTCGGCCGCGCGGCCCGCAGCGCCATCGGGCTGGTGAGCAACCGCGATCTGGTGATGGTCAGCACCCACGCCCGCCTGACCACCACCGAGATGGGCAAGGTGATGGCGCGCCTGGGCATCAAGGATGCCCTGCTGCTCGACGGCGGCAGCTCCACCGGGCTGGCCTGGAACGGCCGGCCTGTGATCGACAGCATCCGCAAGGTCAGCTACGGCATCGGCGTGTTCACCGAGTACACCGGGCGGCGCTACATCCGCTGATCCGGAACCCGGCCTCGGGCCTGGGGCCGGGGCCCCGTTTGCGGCCGGAGCGCTACCATAGCGGGATGATGTTTCCCCCCACCTTTTTCTGGTCGCGCCCATGAAGCCCGAGCAGCTCCAGTCGCAACTGACCCGCGTGCTCAGCGAGGCCATTTCCGGCCTGCGTGATCCGCGTGTGCCGCTGATCGTGACGGTCGAGCGCGTGACCCTGACCACCGATTACGGGCTGGCCCGCGTGTATGTCAGCGCCATCGGGGCCGACATTCCCGAACTGCTTGAGGCCCTGACCCACGCACGCGGTCACCTGCAGCGTCAGGTGGCCGAACAGGTTCGCATGCGCCGCACGCCCACGCTGGAATTCCGCTCGGCCGAGGACATTCTGTGACGCGGAAGGCCACGGCAGAGCAGCCGGGCCGCAGCGTCGACACGACCATCCAGGTGCGCTACGCCGAGACGGATGCCATGGGAGTGGTTCACCACGCCACTTATCCGGTGTGGTTCGAGGTCGGGCGCACCGACCTGATGCACGCGCTGGGACTGCCGTACGCCACGGTGGAGGCGCGCGGCTACTACCTGATGCTCTCGGGCTTGAACGTCGAGTATCGCCGCGCCGCCCGCTACGACGACACCCTGACGGTCACCACCCGCGTGTCGTCCCTGCGCAGCCGCACGCTGAGTTTCGTGTACACGGTCATGCGCGGTTCGGAACTGCTCGCCACCGGAGAGACCCGCCACATCGCCACCGACAAGACTTACCGCCCGGCCCGACTGCCGGAAGACGTGCTGGCGCTGCTGGGCGGAGCCGGGGTGTCTGCGGCGGAACCGGTCCGCTAGACTGCGCGGCACATGATCTGTTTCCTGCCCCGCCGCGCCCGCCGGACCGACCACGGTGGCCGCCTGCTGTCCACGGCGGAGACGCCATGAGCCACCTGTCGCGCACCCTGCCCATCAAGCGCGCCGCGCACGTCTATCTGGTCCGCGACGGCCAGCTGCTGCTCGTCGAGGAGCGCATGGACGACGGCAGCATCTTTTACGGCCTGCCCGGCGGCAAGGCGCTGCCCGGCGAGACGCTGGGGGACGCCGCCGTACGTCAGGTACTCGTCGAAACTGGCCTGACCGTCACGGATCTGGTGTTCATCAGCTTGCTGGAGGGCGAACTGCTCACCGGCACCCGCAACGAGTGCTACGCCTCGTTCGGGCGCTTCACCGCGACCTTCTCCGGCGAGCTGAACCCCACCGACCCGGAGGTCGTGGGCGTGAAGTGGGTGCCGTTTGCGCAGGTCGAGGCGCTGGTGCGCTACGGGCCCCCGCCCGAGGTCGAGGAGCGCAATCCCCTGATCTGGGTGCCCACCCGCGACTTCGTGAAAGGCACGCCGCGCGCGTACTATCCGATCTGAGCGGCCGGGCCCTGGAACGGGATGCCGGGGGACAGGAAGCGGGGTAACGGTGGACGTGCCCGCGCACCGCGCACAATACCGGCCATGAGCCGCCCGAGTTTCTGCGCCTCTCTCTGCGCCGCGCTGCTGTCGGTTCTGCTTGTGGGCGCAGGGGCCCAGCCCGCTTCCCCGGTCACCGCCCAGTCCATCGGGGACTCTATCTACCCCCGGCTGGGGCAGGCCGGGCTGGACGTGCGCCATTACGCCCTGGACCTGAACGTGGACCGGCCCGGTACCTCCGAACTGAGCGGCGTGGTCACCCTGACCGTGGGCGCCACCCGTCCCTTGCCCCTGCTCAGCCTGGACTTCCTGGGACCGGCGGTGGCGGCGGTGACCTGGAACGGCCAGCCCGCGCCGTACCGCCAGGACCGGGCGGCGGGCAAGCTCAGCATCCAGCGTTCGCTGCGGCCCGGCGAACAGGCGACGGTGACGGTGCGTTTTGCCGGAACGGTGGGGCGGCGTCCCGACCCCGAACTGCCGCTGGATGTGGGCTGGCAGGCGGTGGCGGCCGACGGCAAGCGCCCGGGGGCCAACTTCACCCTCAGCGAGCCGGACGGCACGCGCACCTTCCTGCCGGTCAACGACCATCCCTCCGATCCGGCGACCTTCACCACCCGCGTCACGGTGCCGGCCGGGTACGTGGCGGCGGCCAGCGGCGTGCAGGTGCTCGCCCAGGCCGCGCCGGGCGGCGGCCAGACCTTTACCTTCGAACAGGCCCAGCCGATTCCGACATACGCCCTGGCCCTGCATGTCAACCGTTTCGAGCGGCAGGACTCGCCCGCGGTGCCGGTCGGCGTGGGCGGGGCCGCCGTGGCGCGGCGCGACTACTTTCCCTCCGATCTGCCGGACGGCACCCGGGACGCCTACACCCGGACGGGCGAGGTCCTGACGGTGCTGTCCGGGTGGTTCGGGCCCTTTCCCTTCGGTGCCTACGGCTCGGCGGTGGTCACGCCCGGCATTCCGGCGCTGGAAACCGCCACCCTCTCCACCATGCCGGTGCGTGCGAGCAACGTGCGTGTTCTGGTGCATGAGACTGCCCACCAGTGGTTCGGGGACCGCGTGGTGCTGGGCGACTGGGCAGACGTGTGGCTCAACGAGGGCTTTGCCACCTACGCCGAGCTGCTGTGGGCCCAGGCGCAGGGTGAGGACGGTGCGGCCATCGTTCGTGGGTGGTATGACCGCGCAGGCCGCAGCCCGACCCGGCCGCTGGTCGCCGCCTCCGAGCGCCAGCTGTTCGACACCACCTCGTACATCCGGGGTGCGCTCGCGCTGCAGGCGGTGCGCGTGACGGTGGGCGACGCGGCCTTCCAGGCCTACCTGCGCGGCTGGGTCGCGGCCTTCTCGGACCGGCCGGCCCGCACCGCCGATCTGCTTGCCCATACCCGCCGGCAACTGGGCGCGGACGCGGAGGCGGCCCTGCGCCTGTGGACCGAGTCCCCCACCCTGCCGCCGCTGCCGGAATGAGCGCATCTCTTCTCTCAGGCGGCCTTGAGCAAACGTAGGCCTTCTGCGGGGCTTTGGGACCGGTGGGGTAGCCTCGGCGCATGTGGCCTTTCGGAAAAAATACAGCGGACCGTGTCAAGGACGCCCTTAACGAGCAGCCCCGCCTCAAGGACCTGGGCCTGCAGGTGCGGGAGAAGGGCGGCAACGTGACCGTCACCGGCATGGTGCCCAACGGGCGCTACGACGCGCTGGTCCGGGTCGTGGCGGAGGGCATCAACGGCGTCAAGAACGTGGACACCAGCGGCCTGATTGCCCAGGAGCCGCAGGCCGCTCCCGCCGCGTC encodes the following:
- a CDS encoding vWA domain-containing protein, whose protein sequence is MVRAALLLSVLLSGSAGAQAVPAPQPAALTLQPEPDCVLPAGPLPTRTRAVFLLDTSGSMRGLGDGRANIFEAVKASLNQYVRQQRPDRVELLTFDSGVRSRQGFDRPAGTPQWNRALEALKADGNNTYLYRSVQAALAPLKAGDYLTTVFVLTDGIDNDPGRVGAPQALAAFSARGPLDRLHYVALGTAIPADARAALIRSDYADGQTVPVGRAPALGRPGLGGVRTRTVTDLESGVPVPFADGTGVALAAPGDSGLRLAAGVVREGQVSLRATGSVPYGTAALLCAPPVPRALPDDAGPVAPRSQHVLLRVNLDAARPVRWLNPGADLHLKRGEEALLRYRAARGMNLEDPDPATWTVQNLPPGLDAQVLRLPGAREFAVRLTNRQLSTGQTVTPVLSLPGRSGGPFELTLPAVVASAGGRTPAAPAASSPPTAPVSPAPAPSGQRPFLPVGVLTVLGLAALGLLRLAVLDRRGRRAPPLPRLARESVPAVEGIEYSEGRVLSLVASNGDVSGVAIPLGGSFDLGQLARVPHLSGLRAEQHRDGLRITRLPADLEVSQGARLLRAGDVVRPGTLLGIVVARPARAPQPPLGALAGLGLPLNLRWEGAHVRAAGPYGVHTLTLPPGLSDLGRAFAAPVLSGLKVTLSGAQLLLVEVPAGLALCRSGEPTPLQPGVYLTGTTAVDLPDA
- a CDS encoding NUDIX domain-containing protein, translated to MSHLSRTLPIKRAAHVYLVRDGQLLLVEERMDDGSIFYGLPGGKALPGETLGDAAVRQVLVETGLTVTDLVFISLLEGELLTGTRNECYASFGRFTATFSGELNPTDPEVVGVKWVPFAQVEALVRYGPPPEVEERNPLIWVPTRDFVKGTPRAYYPI
- a CDS encoding LysM peptidoglycan-binding domain-containing protein codes for the protein MLTLHLFLMFLLLTGPALAAPGTVTVRSGDTLSKIASRSGLSVSQLRTWNGLKSDIIRPGQVLRLSKASAPPPSTPRAPTSQGAYTVQRGDFLSKIAAKYGVSVGALQAANGLKGTLITPGQRLKIPARGASPAAAPAPRPTTEVRVLYTYIHVDAGDTPQGIARKYRLTVDKLRRLNGLSSYKYIVPGKKVLVPSRIPVPIPPRPQGHPATYKQLRPLNIPVQIVNVDLRWRDVLVAPVLPSTRLAFGSGARVGQLARSSGAQAVINGSYFHPRSYAPAGDIVMQGRMLTWGRIPQALAITPDNRASIRPATTALLRVPLDSTWEGMETVVATGPRILIGGRVQRQYSNAFRDPALFGRAARSAIGLVSNRDLVMVSTHARLTTTEMGKVMARLGIKDALLLDGGSSTGLAWNGRPVIDSIRKVSYGIGVFTEYTGRRYIR
- a CDS encoding DNA topoisomerase subunit B, translated to MTKTDDQNAVPAAQSRVEGGPNAQYTAADISILKGLEAVRKRPGMYVQGGTGVDGYHQLLTEIIDNAIDEGLAGFADEVHVIMHADGSATVTDNGRGIPVDVMKSEGRPAIEVIFTELHAGGKFGQGAYKVSGGLHGVGSSVVNALSTYLDVTVNKGGKLHHIRFEQGEVTTPLEVLGDTPPDVTWATQVTFHPDAGVFKEFDNAFNYDRIRGRLRELAYLTGLKIVIRDERTNLHAGQVREETFFEQGGIANFARALVTDESKLLYDQPIVMRGSHNGVEVEVAFIHANTYASDNILTYANMIRTRDGGTPLTGFKTAYTRILNKYAKDKNMVKAGNPVPSGDDLLEGIYCVISVKLGEPQFESQAKVKLLNSEAQTAVNAIVGEKFSEFLEENPKVGKTIVEKAAEAARAREAARKARDIVRRSNPLENDDLPGKLADCSSQDPAESELFIVEGISAGGSAKGGRERRFQAILPLRGKILNVEKAELNKILKNAEIRALIGAIGAGVEGTGDRMHFDLSNLRYHKIVIMTDADMDGGHIATLLLTFFYRYMRPVVEAGYLYIAQPPLYRITVGAQTKNNKGTYLYNEEELKQHVTRANKEGKKYEIQRFKGLGEMNADQLWDTTMNPETRAMKRVGIEDLIVANEVFEDLMGNEVAPRKLFIQENARFAEISV
- the rbfA gene encoding 30S ribosome-binding factor RbfA; the encoded protein is MKPEQLQSQLTRVLSEAISGLRDPRVPLIVTVERVTLTTDYGLARVYVSAIGADIPELLEALTHARGHLQRQVAEQVRMRRTPTLEFRSAEDIL
- a CDS encoding M1 family metallopeptidase: MSRPSFCASLCAALLSVLLVGAGAQPASPVTAQSIGDSIYPRLGQAGLDVRHYALDLNVDRPGTSELSGVVTLTVGATRPLPLLSLDFLGPAVAAVTWNGQPAPYRQDRAAGKLSIQRSLRPGEQATVTVRFAGTVGRRPDPELPLDVGWQAVAADGKRPGANFTLSEPDGTRTFLPVNDHPSDPATFTTRVTVPAGYVAAASGVQVLAQAAPGGGQTFTFEQAQPIPTYALALHVNRFERQDSPAVPVGVGGAAVARRDYFPSDLPDGTRDAYTRTGEVLTVLSGWFGPFPFGAYGSAVVTPGIPALETATLSTMPVRASNVRVLVHETAHQWFGDRVVLGDWADVWLNEGFATYAELLWAQAQGEDGAAIVRGWYDRAGRSPTRPLVAASERQLFDTTSYIRGALALQAVRVTVGDAAFQAYLRGWVAAFSDRPARTADLLAHTRRQLGADAEAALRLWTESPTLPPLPE
- a CDS encoding acyl-CoA thioesterase; amino-acid sequence: MTRKATAEQPGRSVDTTIQVRYAETDAMGVVHHATYPVWFEVGRTDLMHALGLPYATVEARGYYLMLSGLNVEYRRAARYDDTLTVTTRVSSLRSRTLSFVYTVMRGSELLATGETRHIATDKTYRPARLPEDVLALLGGAGVSAAEPVR